In Wenyingzhuangia fucanilytica, the following are encoded in one genomic region:
- a CDS encoding peroxiredoxin-like family protein, producing MSLTEQLLQKKQEGAAKIPKEIYAQMTKATQDLVDNHISAKAPKKGDTLLNFSLPNSQKETISLSNILSKGKAVISFYRGGWCPYCNLELQALNNILPQLKELNTSLVAITPETPDNSLTTSEKNNIEFDILTDFDNSYAKELNLAFELSDEIKTIYNNFNLNIEKHNGNTDYELPIPATFVVDTNGVILYAYTPEDYTTRLDPEVILEVLNK from the coding sequence ACAGTTATTACAAAAAAAGCAAGAAGGTGCCGCAAAAATTCCTAAAGAAATTTATGCACAAATGACTAAAGCTACTCAAGATTTAGTCGATAATCACATATCTGCAAAAGCTCCCAAAAAAGGAGATACACTTCTTAATTTCAGTTTACCTAATAGCCAAAAAGAAACAATAAGTTTATCTAATATTCTGTCAAAAGGAAAAGCCGTTATTTCTTTTTACAGAGGAGGATGGTGCCCTTATTGTAACTTAGAGCTACAAGCATTGAATAATATTTTGCCTCAACTAAAAGAGCTTAATACTAGCTTGGTTGCAATTACTCCAGAAACACCAGATAATTCCCTAACTACCTCTGAAAAAAATAATATAGAATTTGATATTTTAACAGACTTTGACAATAGCTATGCAAAGGAATTAAATTTAGCTTTTGAGTTATCTGATGAAATTAAAACAATCTATAACAACTTTAATCTTAATATAGAAAAACACAACGGTAATACTGACTATGAGTTACCTATACCAGCAACTTTTGTTGTAGACACCAATGGAGTTATATTGTATGCTTACACTCCAGAAGATTACACAACTAGGTTAGATCCAGAAGTGATATTAGAAGTCTTAAACAAATAA